In the Nicotiana tabacum cultivar K326 chromosome 16, ASM71507v2, whole genome shotgun sequence genome, one interval contains:
- the LOC107777731 gene encoding uncharacterized protein LOC107777731 yields MEKKNHHFLTSSSSATFTSCYFLFFFFFWVSLSPKTVVLVSSVSSDGQALLSLLKAADPYAKSSSSVLSSWNPLSSTPCSWQGITCSPQERVISLSIPNTFLNLSYLPSELSALSSLQLLNLSSTNISGTIPPSFGSFSHLRLLDLSSNSIYGSIPSELGGLTSLQFLFLNSNRLTGKIPPQLANLSSLEILCLQDNLLNGSIPSQLGSLLSLQQFRIGGNPYLTGEIPALLGLLTNLTMFGAAATGLSGVIPPTFGNLINLQTLAIYDTEVFGSIPPELGMISELRYLYLHMNKLTGSIPPQLGKLQKLTSLLLWGNSLTGPIPAEVSNCSSLVILDVSANELSGEIPGDLGKLSVLEQLHLSDNAFTGSIPWQLSNCTSLTALQLDKNQLSGQIPWQVGKLEYLQSFFLWGNSVSGTIPAAFGNCTELYALDLSRNKLTGSIPEEIFNLKQLSKLLLLGNSLTGRLPRSVARCQSLVRLRLGENQLSGPIPKEIGQLQNLVFLDLYMNHFSGGLPSEISNITVLELLDVHNNYLTGEIPDEMGELVNLEQLDLSRNSFTGEIPSSFGNLSYLNKLILSNNLLTGQIPKSFKNLQKLTLLDLSSNSFSGEIPSELGYVTSLTISLDLSSNRFTGELPETLSGLTQLQSLDISHNLLSGRIIILSFLTSLTSLNVSYNNFSGPIPVTPFFRTLNSYSFLDNSKLCQSIDGSSCSSHIMGKNGLKSAKTIALVAVILTSVAIAVVATWIIVTRNHIYVFQKSQGMSAFSVGAEDFSYPWTFIPFQKFNFTIDNILDCLKDENIIGKGCSGVVYKAEMPNGDVIAVKKLWKTKKDEEPVDSFAAEIQILGHIRHRNIVKLLGYCSNRSVKLLLYNYISNGNLHQLLQSNRNLEWEIRYKIAVGSAQGLAYLHQDCVPAILHRDVKCNNILLDSKFDAYIADFGLAKLMNSPNYHHAMSSVAGSYGYIAPEYGYTLNITEKSDVYSYGVVLLEILSGRSAVDSQIGDGLHIVEWVKKKMGSFEPAVTVLDAKLQGLTDQMVQEMLQTLGIAMFCVNSSPAERPTMKEVVALLMEVKSSPEEFGKTSQPLIKQSST; encoded by the exons ATGGAGAAGAAAAACCACCATTTTCTCACCtcttcttcttcagcaacttTCACTTCATgttatttcttgtttttcttcttcttttgggtAAGTTTGAGTCCAAAAACAGTAGTTTTAGTTAGCTCTGTTTCATCTGATGGACAAGCCCTGCTTTCTCTTCTTAAAGCAGCTGACCCTTACGCAAAATCATCTTCTTCTGTGCTTTCTTCTTGGAATCCTTTAAGTTCAACTCCATGTTCTTGGCAAGGGATTACTTGTTCTCCTCAAGAAAGAGTTATTTCACTTTCTATCCCAAATACATTCCTCAATCTCTCTTATTTACCCTCTGAACTCTCTGCCCTTTCTTCTCTGCAGCTTCTTAATCTTTCTTCTACTAATATCTCTGGTACTATTCCTCCATCATTTGGTTCTTTCTCTCATCTTAGGCTTTTAGACCTTTCTTCTAATTCTATTTATGGGTCTATTCCCTCAGAACTTGGTGGGCTTACTTCACTTCAATTCTTGTTCTTGAATTCAAATAGATTGACTGGTAAGATCCCGCCTCAGCTTGCTAATCTTTCTTCCCTAGAAATCCTTTGTCTTCAAGATAATCTCCTCAATGGGTCAATTCCATCACAGTTAGGGTCCTTGTTGTCACTCCAGCAGTTTAGGATTGGGGGAAATCCATATTTGACTGGTGAAATTCCTGCACTATTAGGCCTGCTCACCAATCTTACAATGTTTGGTGCCGCGGCCACCGGTCTTTCTGGTGTTATTCCACCCACATTTGGGAATTTGATCAATCTTCAAACACTGGCAATTTATGATACTGAGGTATTCGGTTCGATACCGCCTGAACTTGGGATGATATCAGAGCTGAGGTATTTGTATCTGCATATGAATAAGCTCACTGGTTCAATCCCTCCTCAGTTGGGTAAGTTACAAAAGCTAACTAGCTTGCTTTTATGGGGAAATTCATTAACTGGACCTATTCCGGCTGAGGTTTCGAATTGTTCATCCCTTGTGATTCTTGATGTTTCTGCAAATGAGTTGTCCGGTGAAATTCCCGGTGACTTGGGGAAGCTATCGGTTCTTGAACAACTTCATTTGTCTGATAATGCATTTACTGGTTCTATACCATGGCAGTTAAGTAACTGCACTAGCCTAACAGCTCTTCAGCTAGATAAGAACCAACTATCGGGGCAAATTCCGTGGCAAGTTGGTAAGTTAGAGTACTTGCAGAGTTTTTTCTTGTGGGGGAATTCAGTTTCAGGTACCATTCCAGCTGCTTTTGGAAACTGTACTGAGCTCTATGCGCTAGATCTTTCGAGGAACAAGCTTACCGGATCGATCCCTGAGGAGATATTTAATTTGAAGCAGCTGAGTAAATTGTTGCTTCTTGGGAATTCGTTAACAGGAAGATTGCCTCGGAGTGTTGCGAGATGCCAGTCTCTAGTGAGGTTGAGGCTCGGAGAGAATCAGCTTTCAGGACCAATTCCTAAGGAGATCGGTCAATTGCAGAACCTCGTGTTTCTTGATTTGTACATGAACCATTTCTCTGGTGGCTTGCCTTCTGAAATTTCCAACATTACGGTTCTTGAGCTGTTGGACGTTCACAACAATTACCTAACTGGGGAAATACCAGACGAGATGGGAGAGCTTGTGAATTTAGAGCAGCTTGATCTGAGCAGGAACAGCTTCACTGGTGAGATCccttcaagttttggcaatctcaGTTACTTGAACAAACTTATTCTCAGCAATAATCTGCTTACTGGTCAAATTCCAAAGTCTTTTAAGAACTTGCAGAAGTTAACTCTACTTGATTTGAGCTCGAATAGTTTTTCTGGTGAGATTCCATCTGAGCTTGGTTATGTCACAAGCTTAACAATCAGTTTGGATTTGAGCTCGAATCGTTTTACTGGTGAACTTCCTGAAACGTTGTCTGGTTTGACACAGTTGCAATCTCTTGATATTTCTCATAATTTGTTGAGTGGAAGGATCATAATTCTTAGCTTCCTGACCAGCCTTACTTCCCTGAATGTTTCGTACAACAATTTCTCGGGGCCGATTCCAGTCACACCGTTCTTTAGAACTCTCAATTCATATTCTTTTCTGGATAATTCAAAGCTCTGTCAATCTATTGATGGTTCTAGTTGTTCTTCACATATAATGGGAAAGAACGGGTTGAAGTCAGCGAAAACCATAGCCTTGGTTGCGGTAATTCTGACTTCTGTAGCCATAGCAGTTGTGGCTACTTGGATTATTGTGACGCGAAACCACATATATGTGTTTCAGAAGTCTCAAGGCATGTCGGCCTTCTCTGTCGGTGCAGAAGATTTTTCCTACCCATGGACTTTCATCCCCTTTCAAAAGTTCAATTTTACCATCGACAACATCTTGGATTGCTTGAAAGATGAAAACATCATTGGAAAGGGCTGTTCAGGTGTTGTTTATAAAGCAGAAATGCCTAATGGCGACGTGATTGCAGTGAAGAAACTTTGGAAAACAAAGAAAGATGAGGAGCCAGTAGATTCTTTTGCTGCAGAAATTCAAATTCTTGGACATATTAGGCATCGGAACATAGTGAAGTTATTGGGATATTGTTCAAATAGGAGCGTTAAGCTTCTACTCTACAACTACATTTCAAATGGCAATCTTCACCAGCTCTTGCAAAGTAACAGAAACTTGGAGTGGGAAATTAGGTATAAAATTGCAGTTGGATCAGCTCAAGGCCTTGCTTATCTGCACCAGGACTGTGTTCCGGCCATTCTTCATAGAGATGTCAAGTGCAATAATATACTGCTCGACTCCAAGTTCGATGCTTATATAGCAGATTTTGGACTCGCAAAGCTAATGAATTCGCCAAACTATCACCACGCAATGTCTAGTGTAGCAGGGTCTTATGGATATATTGCTCCAG AATACGGATACACGCTGAATATAACAGAAAAGAGCGATGTCTATAGTTATGGAGTGGTGCTGCTGGAAATACTTAGTGGTCGTAGTGCTGTTGATTCTCAGATAGGTGATGGGCTACACATCGTCGAGTGGGTAAAGAAGAAGATGGGAAGCTTTGAACCAGCTGTTACAGTTCTTGACGCTAAGTTACAAGGTTTAACGGATCAAATGGTGCAAGAAATGCTGCAAACGCTTGGAATAGCGATGTTCTGTGTGAACTCATCGCCGGCTGAAAGACCAACAATGAAAGAAGTGGTGGCACTTTTAATGGAAGTGAAGAGTTCACCTGAAGAATTTGGgaaaacttctcaacctctaatAAAACAGTCCTCAACTTAA